TTTGGTGTGATGACCGGATGCTGTGTGTGATTCTTTTGGTGAGACAGGAGTATTATAGTTTTTGTTCTCATGCTTCGAAGATATCGTGGAACCTTCAAAGCGTAATCGCCATATGCTTGTAGATGCTGTGTCGGGACCGTAACTTCTTTTCAGTGGGGCATCCGTCAGTCTTTACTTCTTCCTTTAGCTCTGTCCCGAGTCACGTGCATTTCCAGTTTGATGGACTGAAACGGAATGTTTTCAATGGTGACATGTCCGTGGTGCGACATGTTTTTCCTTGTTGTGGATCAGTCGACGGATGCGAGTTCTTCAACGAAGCGGCCAAGAGATGCCATCGAAGCCTCGGCGGAGGAGCAGACTTCCACGTCGCGTGCAGTCAACATGACCGGGTAAGATAGTTACGGCTTGAGGCGGGGAAGCGGCTAGGTGTAGGAGATGGCAGTGCGTTGATGTTTTGTGGGATGGTTACCAAAAACCTGTCAAGTGTATGGCTTTAGATCGGGCGCCTTTTCAACCGAGGTACGGAGCAACATCCAAGCTTCGTGCCGATTGAGCCTCGGCCGCGGCATTCTAAAGAAATCGGTGCAGGTGTTTAACCTCTTTTTCATGCTCAAAGGGAGACTGAATTGGTCCAGACAGGAGAGCATCACTTGAAAAATGCTACAATGTGTTGTCGCTGAACAGGAGAGCGCGCCGTGAGCAAGATGAGCTGGACGCGAGGAAATCACTCCTCcggaagaaacacaaaagacTCCTCGAGAGAATAGAGGTACGTCAAGCGCATAGGTATTAAACCTCAGTTGAACGATTGCAGGTGCTTACAGCCCGTTAAATAGTCGATTCCGAAATCCCTCTGACCTTTTCAAAGAGGAGGTAAAGCTGTGGATGCTGCGTGGATGCTGCGATGAATACTGGGGTAAGGGTAAGAAAAAACATTGTTCATAGGTGCAGAATCAGTAACGAGCTGTTGGGTAGAGGCGTTTGGACGTTTCAGTGTGTGCACATGTGGAGTATCGAAGGCAGACCGCTACGAAATGCGACTGCATGCTAGGGATGGCATACATGCCCGTCCATACCTACATTTCTCCTTCTGGTTACGCGGGAACTGTCAATACTCCATCATGTTGTGGGAGATTTCCTGTTTGGTTGGATGCAGCACGGGGTGCGACGGAAGCAAGAAGCTACGGCCAAGCTGCAGGCAAAGCGAGATGCAATTGAACGTCGAGAGGAATTGTCAGAGGGAGCGTGAGTTCCGTTGAGCAGCCTACGTGCGTCATGTGCGGAGCGGCGCCATCAAGAAATCGGACTGTGTATGTCTGGGCTTCGGCATTTCTATGAGGTACGCGCTTGCGTGCTCAAAAgtgtgcgtttctctttaCGGATGGAGACTAGTGGTTTTACAGGTGCGACGGGTGACTGAACAGTGGGGCGGTGGTCAGGTACTATGAGACGCTCTAACTCTAACATCAGTTTTAAAATGTATGCGGTGATCGACCACCCTTCATCAAAGACCTTGGCACTCCACTGGATTGGTTTGGAGAAGTGTCGAGAGCCATGTACAACTTCAAACACTCGTGCCCTGCTTCTAGGTGTTAGTCCGAAGAGGAATGACCGATGCGTGATCCCGTGCGTAGTCCTGTGGTTTTCCTGCGAGGAGGCAAACTGCGTGGCTAATAGGtgaaagacaggaaacacTTCGAATAAAGTTAGAGAGAATTCACCTATCATCTGAAATGAATGGTTCTGGCAGTGCCTGGGAGTTCTCGTGCTACAAAATCACTTCTACGAGTATCGTCGTGCCGCGTGCGGGCTTCACAAGTTGCCTTCATAATACTTAGAACAAAAAGGCTTTCTTACAGATGAGGTAGACGTACTAAAGTCGTAGCGAGCATGTCGTATACAGGGGAGCGCCGTTAGTGCATGAGCAGAGAAgccagagaggcgacggagcAACTGCAACGCGTTGCCAGGGCTAAATAGAAGCACGTCAGGTGATTGTTTACCAATTGGATTACCTGCAATTGTATCTCGCCGCCTTCATTTGTAGCATCTCCAGATAATGCACCTGTCGCCACGATGCAGGCTAGCTATTGTTGTGTCGTATCATTTCCAATATATTTGTTGAGGTGTCTTCTGGGGTACAGACATGCCTGTTCAGGGCCAATAATAACACCGTCGTTAGAGTAGCCAGTCCGACCCTTATCACTCAGTTTGCCCGCACACTGAAGCCAAATCAAGTCACATAAAATACTGGGAATCGTAGTACCAATACTCTGCGTGGGGTGTTGCTCCCTTGGCGTTCCGGCACTGGCTTTTGCATGATGTTGTGCTGCCTCGAGAGCAAGCACTGCTGGACGCATATTGACCCCTGAGCCCGCAATCACAGGTCCGGGTGGGAAACACTAACACATGTAGAGCTTTTACGCGACACAGTGGTGTGTTTATGTCACTACTTGTGGATGGCCCTGCTAACAGTGTAACTGATAGTCCATCTTGTCCCTGAGCTCTGtcgaagagcgacgaaagCACCCGAATAAATGGCAGTTCAAGAGTTGTTGGCGGGGAGGTATCCAGATCATGTCCATTTTTTCTATGCCCTGTCTGGTTCCGGCTGTTCTACCACAGGTACTCACGAGGAGAGTAGATTCCGTTTAGGCATGGTGTGGAGCATTGCAGACTACTGTTTGGTTCTGTGAAAATATCATAACCATCATCATTCATATAACTGAGTGAAGTAACTTCATCTGACACCGGTTCACCTTGTCAACGGGTACCAGTCCCTGGTGTTGTCAGTGGCTCAGTTCTCTGCCAGCAACATCGTAATTTTGAAACTGCAAAAATTTTTGAGAAGACAATGCTGTCAAATTGACGATTCTCCTTTGAGAGTTCCGCAAAGAAACGGTAACAGGACGCGGGGTGAAGGCAACACTGCTTTGCCGAAGTATACGTGCTTTGTGTGCTAAATGGCTGTGCATCCCCAATTAGAACTGTAGGGTGACGTTGAGTTATACTGGCAGACGGGCCAAAAGTACGGATCCTTCGAAGCAGTTGGGCTGGGATTTTTGTGGCATCTTCCGTTACATGGTTGGTCTTCTGTCGAATCATCTGGCACTATTCGCattacacatgcatgcaacgtcGTCAGTAGCGAAAGCCTTGCCACCGCCGGCGTGGGGCCCCTGAAACGGGGACAAAACAAGAACGGCTTGCCGGTTTCGCCGGAATCTGGGGTGGTCCTTCGAGAGTGGACTGGCTCTGAGCGAACCCCGTTTGTAGAAAGGGTATTAACTGTATCACAATACATGGCTGGACGAAAAGTGTGGCGAACATGAATTCAGCGGTTGGTGTCCCATAATCTATAACTTTCAGTCAGTTCACAATCAGCACTTTTACAATAATTCTATTATGACGTTAAACTGTTCACTGTTGAGAAAAACTATGCAACAGCGATGACCGCAATATTCTTCAGATGTAATGATTGTTATGGAGCGTGGATGGACTAAACAGATGCGCTGTATgatgtctccgctgtctctgaaaGCCCCAGCAATTGCGCCACCTTACGAGCTGAAGTACCCTGCTTCTGTCACTTCTTACGAGAATTGCTTGCACCGCTGCCGCAACAGCATCATGGCATGTTCACAATGTAGGAAACCACTGGGGGAGAGTTTAACAAATAAACCGGACTCGTCCGGTGGCAATAACGATTCAGAGTtgcgacggagagagcaTCTGTTCAAGCACAGACCGTAAGTTTCACAGTCTCTTACCACTTTACAATAAAATGCACGGCATGCTACGAAGTAAAGGGCAGCGAGTGTCTGCCCTGGCAATGCAGGCATTCGTTCAAAGGTCACAAAACGCTCACACAACCTGAACATGCTAGCCAATTCAAGTAGAAGGAAAACTCAGGGCCTCGGCTCCCCTTGAGTCATCATGCATCTCTACTACACAGAACCCCCATACTGCAAAAGAACCAATAAGAACACAAAGTATTTGCGCTTCCCTCTGTCCACACATGTCTGCACACAGCAGATCTGGACATTGAAGTATTCCTGTCAGTCCCCAGCTGCATCATTTACATCCTGAGGCGCTAGGCATGCGAGTGGTGTTCAGTCAACTTTAAAACCATCCTCGCCTTTCGTATGATGACTGCTTTTCTGGCGACGAGATCAGGGAAGGCGTGTCTGTCGCCAAAGTTGCAAAGCTTCAGAGCGAGGTcgaagcggcagaggcgaTGCTAAGGAATTTAAAGTTCAAAACAGGCTGCCTCAACATACCATCACATATGGAAACTGAAGTTTATTTTGAAAACCCTAAAATGTACGTCTCACCCTGGTAACGTGTGTGACTGTACCCATCTGGTACAGTTGCAATGCCGTGACATATTTATGGTAAAATCCCTCCGAAATGGCGGGCCACATTGAAGTATTGCGTCGTTTATCAGGCAACCACGATATCAAGAAACGTTACTGCAGAGGCAGAAATTAATGATGCTTTGCTGAGGTGGCTCGTTCGTCCTCTTAGGAGACGCTGGTGGCGGATGCGAGTGACAAAGGTTGAGAAGGACAGAGTGCCTGGTCCTCTCGAATACACAAGATGGTGATCCCAACACTGCTTAAACAGAAGGTGTCGTGTATACGTTTTTACCGACGAATGATTTTGATTTCACCAGGATTGGTACATTGCATGATGGAGGCCGCATGGTTCAAAGAAGCATCTCTGTGAAGGTGTTCAACTCTGCATCAGGCTCACAAGCTCGTACCCGCAGAGCGGGTCCAGATCAAGTTGCTCGTCAAGAATTAGCGACAAGACGACTCATTCAGCGTACGAAACCCACGAGATTTCACAATCGACACATCTAAGAGGACACAATCACAAAACTTCTACCTGTTCATCGCCGAACAGCGCTTCTGCAACCTCCTTCCTCAATGCGCCGGAGTCTCGAGACGCGCAGGGGCACGTATCCTATTCACACATTGTTGTGAAGCGGAACAAGCAAGCGGATCTTCCTCAAAATAAGGCAGCTGCGCCGACGGTTATTAACCAACTGACAAAAAGCATGGAGTCACGTCTCTGTGACACACCAATTGCGGAGTCCTCCCTCCGCGAGCAGAAAGACCCACCAGGTGCCGCATCCTATCCAGCATCGATGGGAGTGCGGTTACCACGTCCAACCCCGCCAGAAACTGCTCATAATGTGACCGCTGTAGAAAGGCGGCTCCTCCGGCTCTTGCCTGGTTCGGTCCCAGAAACCCGTAGCAGAGAAGTATACACTGTCCCCAGAGAAGTTAGATGGGAGAAAGAAACCAAGTCTGTCCCAGTGGACAGACCTCCAGAACGCTCTGGCGTCCGTGAAAAGAGCAGCTCTATAAAGGCGGCAGTCTGTGCGGCAACACAGAGTATTATACCAGCACGTGCACCATCTTACAGCAGTCCTCCAGACACACTTTTTGGCGCGGATGGAACAATCCGTTTGCAAAAAGTGGGGGGTGCCGCAACAGACGAACTGACGTCACAGGGCAAAAGTTCGTCTTTAATGTCGGAGCTTCCAGGCCCCAGTGGTCCACGGGATCTCCAGGAGTCAATTGCTAAAACTTCCAAAGAAAAAGTACAGACGCAAAATGGATTGTTAAGCTTCACCCGAGCAGACAGAGCCACCGGAGATCCGTTAAGAGATGACGCTCCGGTTACCTGTCGGATCACGCTTTCGGGCTTACAAGATCTCAATGAGATCGACTTGTCCGCAATAGCCCGCGAGTACGCCGCAGCCAGATATTTCCACGAAAGCCACGCTGTAATTAAATTATATGGTGACTTTTGGATCTTGAACATTTCTGCTAATTAGATGCTTGAGTTGGAGTCACAGTGTATCTACGAATTCCTCCTCATCCCCAAGGAATTGGCACGTGCGTTTCTTAGCTGCTTCGTAGGTGTCTTGTATGACTCTTTCACGGCAGCAACAAACAAGCATACACTGGTGGGGATTCCCTGAACATGGCATCGGGTTCTAGTCCACGGGTACTACTTACAAGCTGTAGCGCCTCCACGGGTCATTGTCAGCTTCCTGATTCCCAGCGTCATAAGTAGCAGAATTCCTGCTAGCAAGGGTGTTCTGTCTTCAGGGCGAGCCAAAAGAATCGGCGCCGAGGTCAGACACAGAGGTACGTCAAGTCGTCTGTGGTTGTCTCCCGTAGACTAATGAGACAAAGAGATGAACTCACCGTGTAATAAACGGTTGTCCAAAGCAGCAACCTGAGTCTAGTACAGAACAGACTCCGAGACCAGCAGACACGCCGCGATTGTTTTGATGACAGTCATGAAGCATTATAAACCGAagcacacatgcacacacattCTGTGATGTTTCATCATGATGAGCAGCGCCGCCACcagaggaactggagacaaTTACAAAGACGTCACCGTAATAGAACGCCTCCCTTGTACAACCTTGACGGATGAGTGGTATTGAAACGTATTCACAATGTCAATGCTATAAAAATGCATATATTCATAGCATTTCGGAGAAAACAATAGCTATTATGTCGCTTATTTCCTTGCAATTCAccctctcgcttttctgcaAGCTTGCTTGTACGTTCGGATAAAATCGCCCGACAGAGCAGGTCCCGTACCACTCCGGCCCAAAGAGACGAGTTTCCGCGTCCGTTGAGATCAATATAACCTAATGCTTCTTCACTCCCAGTGGTGCtgcctgttttttctttaAAAAACGATGGGAGCCCATCATATTGTGCTGGTACAACGTGACCGTCAAATATCAGCAGCCGTAAGCGGCGTTAACACACGACGCTCTGCCAAGCATTTTCAACCAGTTTTACAGCTTTAAGACTCGTCACGCCAAGAGAGTACACAATCTTGCCAATTCCATGCTCTAAACGATGCACCGGTCGTCTGGCTGTTCCCGACTTGAAGCTGCGGAACAGCTCCGCTAACTAGAGTGTTTGGCGCGCTACGACAACCACTCTCCCTTCAACACTTGTGACCATCTGCCGCTCGTACTAATGGGACTCTGTGTAACGCGGTTCGTTAGCGCAGAAGATAAGTGTGTTTGCCTCCAGGAAAGGCTGAAGAACCTTCTGAATTGCCCACCAGATGTAAACTACTGATAACCAGCTCGAGTGTACGATACCCCCAAACAGAACAGGATGCCTTGAACCTCTAGAAGCAAcatcccttctttctctctgttgagGGGACACTGTGCAAGAAGCGACCACCAGATACTCATGTGGTTCCTTTGTGTTGTTTGGTGTGGAAGAAAATCTCCGTCTTGCCCCACGTACGCACTgttgcctctctcgtcttgctATTACCACCTGGGACTTCATCAAGATGAAGTCCTCGACATCCCACTATGCGACGCCTCTACGGGCTGCCATTGGCAGGGCTGAGGCCAGGAGACTTAATGACGAAGAAGTGATACTGCCAGTACATACATTGTTATTCAAAAGTattgcagctgctgcaggtACTCGTTGCTCGAAGAAGAGCCATTTAATGCATGGAGATACAGAAACATCTTTTCGATTCCCAGAAGAAATGTGCACCCCCCCACAACCCCGCATTCGCCACGTGAACATAAGCATGTTGCACAAGTTCACGCAGAAATCTGAGTGAATGACAAGCACTGAAGCAGGCAAAGGGGAATGCAAGCTTGGCATAAACTTTTCATGCATGTACGTGCAAGGAAGTGATTGCACAGATTTGCATATACATCCACGTACAGTCCATTACGCAAACATCGCCAAATCCCCTTCAGGATGGTAAAGGGAAACGAATTGAAAACAATCTGCATTCCAATTGCTTTCCCGGAGTCCCATAACTCGGGATTTGGTGCACAGCAGGGTTGTCCATCGATCAAAAAACGAAGTTAGCGAGGCGTGCACGAAACGAAACTGACGTGCTGTGTTTTAGTACTGCTTGGTGACGGCGCCGTGATGACCTGTGGCCGTCGCTGCAGAGCGAAGCAACCACGCTGTTCTACCGGTGGAAGCAAGTATGCCTGGTGCACTGGCGTGTCCTGCGAAGGTTTCGGCTGCGGAAAACATTCACACCCGGAGACGCTAAGAAGCCTCATAGCTCTGATGCCTGCCACTGATCTAGTGGGACGCGAGCGTCATCTACGCCGGATCGGCCCAGAGGCATCAGAAGCTAAACAAAAGACACTGTGTCGGTGTGGCATCGTCCACAGGAATGACAGCGCCCATCACAAAATACAGTTCAAAACTTTCACATTCGACTCTTAAGAACTCTAGAGAGAAATTCTAGACTCAATGCACGCAGTTTGAGCCCACTTTTTCCCTTCCCCGCAGTTGCTCGTGTCTGGGCACCCGGGATGCGCACGACATACAACATACCAAAGACCTCACTGTGAGGCCAACAGTTTCGGTCAAGCTAAATTAGATTTAGATCACAGGAAACAAAGTACTGTCGTGTGATTACATAGAGACATTCAGGAATAAACGCCGCTTCGCTCCAAATAAAAAACCCTATCAGATTCGAATATGCCTTCTCCGGACACTTTCTCGTAAACTTACGCAGCACTGGTAAGACGATACTGGAACTTCACTGAAGTTCTCGTGGGCCGGCGTTGTTATCTTGGCAAGGGTGTCTGAACATCCTTCGATGAAACCGTAAACATTCTCGCACAGCGGTGGTAGAGCCGGTGCTTCAAACGAGGGCACCTGCAGGTCGCACCTGGGAAGAGTCGGTGAAGCGACCGGGAGCCGCGGCGACGGAGTGGGTGCCGGTACAGCAACAAGCTGGGCTACCGACGCCTTGGGCATGACGTAGCGAGCCCTCCGAACGACAGGAGGTGGCCGAGGCACTCTATGAGGTGGCAGTCTCTGAAGCAACGGTTGACACCAGAAGCACGATGTAATGCAAACTTGCAGCTGCAGACTCTGCTTTGTGAGACAAACGGTGCTTTTCCCGCCTGTTTGCATGGATAATGTCATTTAGTAAAATCTCACGTCCATCGGTTTCACTCGCTATAGGCATTGCGGTGTTTTTGTCAGTCTCTGGATGCGGGGCAACACCGAAACTGTTCACGGATAGTCATTCATTCGGCAGAAAAGCGGGCGCGTCCCCTTTTTCCCGCACGGGCAAGGCATCTGTTCTTCGAGAGTCACcaaaaaacagaggacaTCGACCTGTACGAGAGGATATTCCAGAACAACCCATCAGCGAACTGATATTCAGTTCATTCCACGAAACTGGGACTCACCCTGGAGAAGGTGTCGTGGACCTCTGGCTGCTGGGGACTGAAAGCGCACTGCGGATATATAGGAGGTGGACAAGGGATACCGTACGGCGTGGCACTCGGGACCAGTCCAACCATCTGAACTTCATCCACGTCCTCCTGCAGCTCGCCAAGGGTTTCGCAGATTTTTTTGATTGCAGTACCGGTGAAGTTCGGTCTCATCCGAATGTCTAATCCGTCAACTTGCATCTGATGAACAGGAGCGAGAGTGGTATCTCGTCACAAGATGTTGCGACGGTGTAAGTTTTGGCATACTTCTCGCTGTGAGGATGATTTTAGTAAAGAATGCTGAAATGCTGTTCAATGTTAGGATACACGCGAAAGTTATCTTCCAGTCGAGAAAAGATGAGTTTAGAAACGGCAGAGACGGCTCAGCGAGCTCCCCCATGTCCAGTCTATCAGAGAGAGATTCAGCTGAAGATAGTCATCTGGTCCAGTAGGCTCACTGTTACAATCCCAGGAAGGGCTGTATATACCAGCCGAAGTTTCCCGATACGCCCGTAGTCGAGCCGCGCGTCCACACCGTTGTTCTGCCGATCACGGAAAAAAGACACGGCACACATTCATCCGCACGCGTTAAACATCTGACAACTGTTTTTATGCCATCTTGCATATGTAACGGCGACACAGACGACACCAGTTTACGGAGCGGTAAAGACCCGCTTGGAATGGTGAGGTCGAGATGCTCAAGCAGTCCTCGAGGCTAACTGGAAGAACCACAAAGGAGTTTGCATAATGGGGCCTTCGATTGAAACAATTTCCCTGTAACTACGCGTGGGCAAAAGTCTCCTTATCGCGCGTCGCTGAAAATGCATTCGACTCAACAGAAGTCAAACCAACCCCACCTGGAGCACATGGTTGACGATGTCGGTTCGCAGCGTGAGGTTGTTGATCTCCACACCCTCATTGAAACCCAGAGTGAGAGTCTTCTCGTTGACACCTGCAAAATATATGTCCTCAGAGCCGTAGGAACGAGCAAGTGTCAGTCATATTTCTCTTCGGGCACAGCTCATGCCAAAAGCTTGACGTCGTTCCATATGAAAGCTTTCTTTCTGAGAGTGCTGATCCTGGGGCGTGAATGCAACGGATGTGGGCACGGATGTACAAGTAGTTTTATGATACATGGATCGAAGCCCTATCACATATATTCGCCGTGTTT
This window of the Toxoplasma gondii ME49 chromosome VI, whole genome shotgun sequence genome carries:
- a CDS encoding hypothetical protein (encoded by transcript TGME49_239800); amino-acid sequence: MDYIKEFLQKTLSQYVEGVNEKTLTLGFNEGVEINNLTLRTDIVNHVLQNNGVDARLDYGRIGKLRLVYTALPGIVTMQVDGLDIRMRPNFTGTAIKKICETLGELQEDVDEVQMVGLVPSATPYGIPCPPPIYPQCAFSPQQPEVHDTFSRRLPPHRVPRPPPVVRRARYVMPKASVAQLVAVPAPTPSPRLPVASPTLPRCDLQVPSFEAPALPPLCENVYGFIEGCSDTLAKITTPAHENFSEVPVSSYQCCPKPSQDTPVHQAYLLPPVEQRGCFALQRRPQVITAPSPSSTKTQHVSFVSCTPR
- a CDS encoding hypothetical protein (encoded by transcript TGME49_239795), giving the protein MESRLCDTPIAESSLREQKDPPGAASYPASMGVRLPRPTPPETAHNVTAVERRLLRLLPGSVPETRSREVYTVPREVRWEKETKSVPVDRPPERSGVREKSSSIKAAVCAATQSIIPARAPSYSSPPDTLFGADGTIRLQKVGGAATDELTSQGKSSSLMSELPGPSGPRDLQESIAKTSKEKVQTQNGLLSFTRADRATGDPLRDDAPVTCRITLSGLQDLNEIDLSAIARDNKQAYTGGDSLNMASGSSPRVLLTSCSASTGHCQLPDSQRHK